GCGTTTTCGAAATCACCTTGTTGGTATAGCGCAGAGCCTGATAAATTCGCAGTCTTAGCGTTACTTGCGGCTTTATAATCTTGCTGTTGATACGCTTGGTGCGCTTTTTGCTCGTCATTTAATAACCAGCTCGGTAGTGACAATGCGTAACTGACACTTGGTTTAAATACAAATAGGCAGCAAAGGCCTAATAAAAATTTAGGTTGGTGTTTTAACATCATAAAACCGAGTGGAATAAGTAAAAATACTAAGTAAATACCGCCATCAATGGGTTGTTGGCTGGTTTGCTCACGCTTTACCACATCGTCTTGGTTAGTGTTTGTAGGCTTAAATAGCGCAAGATCGGCATCACTTACTTGATAGTAATTAAACTTACCACCCGTATTTGAGGCAAGTTGTTGTAATAGGCTAAAGTTGGCTTTTGGAATAACAATCTGCCCGTAGTTATCTTTTAAAAAACCTTCGTTTGGCAATTGAATTGGCGCGCCTTGTTCGGTTGCTACCGCATAGATATTGAGTTTGATATTGTGCTTATTTAATAGTTTCTCAATGTCACGGCTTTCATCAAAATCATCAATACCATCAGTGATCCAATAAATCTCGCCATTGGTCACGCTTGCTTGGTTCAGTAACTCGACCGCTAAATTGATACCAGCAAAGGTATTACTACCCGGCACAGGCATAATCTCTGGGCTTAAACTCGGAATGAGGTTGGCGAGCGTTTGGTGATCTGACGTCAGTGGAGAAATGGTGTAAGCATCGTTACTGTATGCCACGAGTGCTAAGTCACTTTCTTTCAAAATATCGGTCAGTGTAAGTGCTTTAAAACGTGCCTGTGTTAAGCGATTGGGCTTTATGTCTTGGCTGTACATTGAGCGAGACATGTCCATCACTAACACGCGCGCATGCTTGCTTTGATAAACTGGTAACGGTTGTGATTGCCAGCTCGGTCCTGCAAGTGCGACAACACTGACAAGCAAAAATAAGCTTAACCACAGAGAATTGGTTTTGCTGTGTTTGGTTTCACCATCTAACAGAAATTGTGCAAGGTGAGGGGCGATGGGACTATTGCTAATATGTTTACGTTTTTTAATAAACTGCAATGCCATTACCAAGGTAACTAACGGTAATAGGTAAAAGGCTTCAGGGCGAATAAATTCTAACGTCATGCGCCACTCCGTGTTGTTAAACTACGAATACTATTTACTAATGTTTGCGTGAATAGCAGTAGCACTGCGATAAACAATGGAATATAAAACAACGCTTTTTGCGGTCTTACGGTTTCACTGTTATCGCTAATGGGTTCTAACTGATCAAGCATTTGATAAATGCGCTGTAAACTTGCCACGTCGGTTGCGCGAAAGTATTGGCCACCGGTATCACGTGCAACTTCTGTTAATAAGCCTTCATCTAATGCGCTACCACGCTGCATTTGAAAGCCAAAAAAGTTTGATTGGCTGTCGGCACCTACACCAACGGTATATACTTTGATTCCCGCATCCTTAGCAAGGATCAGCGCTTCTTCTGGGCTTAAATTACCAGCGGTATTTTGTCCGTCGGTTAATAAAATAAGTATGCGGTTACTGTCTTCTTTTAAAGCAAAACGCTTTACAGCAAGGCCGAGTGCGTCGCCTATTGCGGTGGCTTGACCCACCAAGCCAATTTGCGCTTCTTCTAGCATTTTAGCGACTGTGGTTAAGTCGCGGGTGAGTGGCGTTTGTAAAAATGCGGTATCGGCAAACAAAATAAGGCCTAGTCGATCGCCAGTGCGGGCAGTAATAAACTCATTAAGTACAGCTTTAACTACAGATAATCTGTCAATGTACTGCCCCTGATATTGCATATCTTGCTCACGCATTGAGGTAGATAAATCGACAGCCAGCATAATTTCACGCCCTTCGTTGGGTAACTGAATTGGTTCGCCATAGTACTTAGGGTGCGCTAGGGCAACGCATAAACATGCCCAAATAAGCCAAGGCCAAAGTGAAAAACGTGTTGGTTGCGATATGTTGCCGGTTTGCACTACTGGGTTGTGGTAAAGCGCCGTTGTTCTGACGGTTGCGACTTGTTTGTTTTTTTGTAACTTACGCAGTAAAAACGGCAGCGGCAATAATAAAAAGGCAAATGGCCAAGCAAACTCAAACATTAATCGCTCCTTTTACTTTAA
This region of Pseudoalteromonas spongiae UST010723-006 genomic DNA includes:
- a CDS encoding vWA domain-containing protein, which encodes MFEFAWPFAFLLLPLPFLLRKLQKNKQVATVRTTALYHNPVVQTGNISQPTRFSLWPWLIWACLCVALAHPKYYGEPIQLPNEGREIMLAVDLSTSMREQDMQYQGQYIDRLSVVKAVLNEFITARTGDRLGLILFADTAFLQTPLTRDLTTVAKMLEEAQIGLVGQATAIGDALGLAVKRFALKEDSNRILILLTDGQNTAGNLSPEEALILAKDAGIKVYTVGVGADSQSNFFGFQMQRGSALDEGLLTEVARDTGGQYFRATDVASLQRIYQMLDQLEPISDNSETVRPQKALFYIPLFIAVLLLFTQTLVNSIRSLTTRSGA
- a CDS encoding vWA domain-containing protein, which encodes MTLEFIRPEAFYLLPLVTLVMALQFIKKRKHISNSPIAPHLAQFLLDGETKHSKTNSLWLSLFLLVSVVALAGPSWQSQPLPVYQSKHARVLVMDMSRSMYSQDIKPNRLTQARFKALTLTDILKESDLALVAYSNDAYTISPLTSDHQTLANLIPSLSPEIMPVPGSNTFAGINLAVELLNQASVTNGEIYWITDGIDDFDESRDIEKLLNKHNIKLNIYAVATEQGAPIQLPNEGFLKDNYGQIVIPKANFSLLQQLASNTGGKFNYYQVSDADLALFKPTNTNQDDVVKREQTSQQPIDGGIYLVFLLIPLGFMMLKHQPKFLLGLCCLFVFKPSVSYALSLPSWLLNDEQKAHQAYQQQDYKAASNAKTANLSGSALYQQGDFENALKKFKQDGSAEGLYNQGNALAKLNRFDEAIEAYDKALAQQPEFKQAQENKALLEDLKQQQQNQQSQDGENQEQDKQQQGDNQQQQDQQSGQQNQQSNEQNQQNGEQSESQDQQNQNGEKSEGEKQENNNQPDMKAESSPEQLEQKEQHANPSDKESEQQPEGEAEQQAEQQQQAEQQMPQQQATPAPELTPEEKEQVQIINQLLRKVPDDPAILLRNKMKLESQKRYRQRIQQQGVEKSW